One part of the Phragmites australis chromosome 3, lpPhrAust1.1, whole genome shotgun sequence genome encodes these proteins:
- the LOC133913616 gene encoding nudix hydrolase 16, mitochondrial-like isoform X2, translating into MCDLVARTGRHQQRCIPFRYRANNIGTSDEEHKKPVEVLMINSQSGPGLLFPKGGWENDETVEEAAAREAIEEAGVRGDIVHGLGFYDFKSKTHQDACCPEGMCRAAVFALHVKEELTSWPEQSTRQRTWLTVPEAASRCRYQWMQEALLTGFSDWHDKWSKGGGDTNCDPA; encoded by the exons ATGTGCGACCTGGTGGCCCGCACGGGCCGGCATCAGCAGCG GTGCATACCATTCAGGTATAGAGCTAATAATATTGGAACTTCTGATGAAGAGCATAAGAAACCTGTGGAAGTTCTCATGATAAACTCCCAAAGTGGACCTGGTCTTTTGTTTCCAAAG GGAGGGTGGGAGAACGATGAAACTGTTGAAGAGGcagccgctcgagaagctaTAGAAGAAGCTGGAGTTCGAGGTGATATAGTG CATGGTCTGGGTTTCTATGACTTCAAAAGCAAGACACATCAAGATGCGTGCTGCCCTGAGGGTATGTGTAGAGCTGCGGTGTTTGCACTTCATGTAAAGGAAGAGCTGACCTCATGGCCTGAGCAGAGCACTCGGCAGAGGACCTGGCTCACGGTTCCTGAAGCTGCATCACGGTGCCGGTACCAGTGGATGCAGGAGGCCTTGCTTACAGGTTTCTCTGACTGGCATGACAAGTGGAGCAAAGGTGGCGGTGACACTAACTGTGACCCGGCCTAA
- the LOC133913616 gene encoding nudix hydrolase 16, mitochondrial-like isoform X1, translating into MCDLVARTGRHQQRYEDGHRLVAGCIPFRYRANNIGTSDEEHKKPVEVLMINSQSGPGLLFPKGGWENDETVEEAAAREAIEEAGVRGDIVHGLGFYDFKSKTHQDACCPEGMCRAAVFALHVKEELTSWPEQSTRQRTWLTVPEAASRCRYQWMQEALLTGFSDWHDKWSKGGGDTNCDPA; encoded by the exons ATGTGCGACCTGGTGGCCCGCACGGGCCGGCATCAGCAGCGGTACGAGGATGGCCATCGGCTAGTGGCCGG GTGCATACCATTCAGGTATAGAGCTAATAATATTGGAACTTCTGATGAAGAGCATAAGAAACCTGTGGAAGTTCTCATGATAAACTCCCAAAGTGGACCTGGTCTTTTGTTTCCAAAG GGAGGGTGGGAGAACGATGAAACTGTTGAAGAGGcagccgctcgagaagctaTAGAAGAAGCTGGAGTTCGAGGTGATATAGTG CATGGTCTGGGTTTCTATGACTTCAAAAGCAAGACACATCAAGATGCGTGCTGCCCTGAGGGTATGTGTAGAGCTGCGGTGTTTGCACTTCATGTAAAGGAAGAGCTGACCTCATGGCCTGAGCAGAGCACTCGGCAGAGGACCTGGCTCACGGTTCCTGAAGCTGCATCACGGTGCCGGTACCAGTGGATGCAGGAGGCCTTGCTTACAGGTTTCTCTGACTGGCATGACAAGTGGAGCAAAGGTGGCGGTGACACTAACTGTGACCCGGCCTAA
- the LOC133911285 gene encoding AP-1 complex subunit sigma-1-like, whose translation MIHFALLISRQGKVRLTKWYTPYPQKQRSKVIKEVSTLILARGPKLCNFVDWQGCRVVYKRYASLYFCMCIDPADNELETLQIIHHFVEILDRYFGNVCELDLIFNFHKAYFILDEILIAGELQESNKKAVLRLVTAQDSLVEAAKEEASSLSKIIAQATK comes from the exons ATG ATACATTTTGCGCTTCTCATCAGCAGGCAAGGGAAGGTGAGGCTGACAAAATGGTACACTCCATATCCACAGAAGCAGAGATCCAAG GTCATCAAAGAAGTAAGTACGCTCATCCTGGCAAGAGGCCCCAAGCTGTGCAATTTTGTTGATTGGCAAGGGTGCAGGGTTGTGTATAAGAG GTATGCAAGCCTTTACTTCTGCATGTGCATTGATCCTGCTGACAACGAACTGGAAACTCTTCAGATCATCCATCACTTTGTTGAGATTTTGGACCGGTACTTTGGCAAT GTCTGTGAGCTCGACTTGATATTTAATTTTCATAAG GCGTACTTCATATTGGATGAGATTCTGATTGCTGGTGAACTTCAAGAATCGAACAAGAAAGCGGTACTAAGGCTAGTAACTGCACAG GACTCTTTGGTGGAAGCCGCAAAGGAGGAGGCAAGCTCATTGAGCAAAATAATTGCACAGGCTACCAAGTAG
- the LOC133913617 gene encoding mitochondrial Rho GTPase 1-like — MAGVMAPAPAANLAGKSGVRVVLIGDPGTGKSSLVVALATEQFPENVPRVMPPTRLPADYFPDRVPITIIDTSSSPEQKPKLIAECQGADVVVLTYACDRPATLERLSSFWLPELRRLQLKAPVIVVGCKLDLRDEQQVSLEQVMAPIMQSFREIETCIECSALRQIQVPEVFYYAQKAVLHPTAPLFDQEAQSLKPRCVRALKRIFIICDNDKDGALSDVELNEFQVRCFSAPLQPTEISGVKRVVQEKMPEGVNENGLTLTGFLFLHALFIEKGRLETTWTVLRKFGYDNDIKLRDDLISMPIKRAPDQTLEMTNEVVDFLRGVFNMFDIDNDGALLPAELEDLFSTAPENPWSSDIYKDCAEKNVLGGLSLEGFLSKWALMTLLDPANSFANLVYVGYPGDFGSAFTITRKRRVDRKKQQTQRTVFQCYVFGARGSGKTALLQSFIGRQPSDALPTNSERFATNTVELPDGTRKTLILREIPEGDVRSLLTNRESLAPCDVAVFVYDSCDEYSWQRARDLLVQVATHGENTGYEVPCLIVAAKDDLDQSPQALQESTRVSQDMGIETPIPISVRLRDLNSIFCRIVHTAQQPHLSIPETEAGKTRRQYRQLLNRSLMVVSVGAAVAVVGIAAYRVYAARKNASS; from the exons ATGGCGGGTGTgatggcgccggcgccggctgcgAACCTGGCGGGCAAGTCGGGCGTGCGGGTTGTGTTGATCGGCGACCCCGGAACCGGCAAGTCCAGCCTCGTCGTCGCGCTCGCCACCGAGCAGTTCCCCGAGAACGTGCCCCGCGTCATGCCCCCCACACGCCTCCCTGCCGATTACTTCCCCGACCGCGTCCCCATCACCATCATCGACACCTCCTCCAG CCCTGAGCAGAAGCCGAAGTTGATCGCGGAGTGCCAGGGGGCGGACGTGGTGGTGCTCACGTACGCCTGCGACCGGCCCGCCACGCTGGAGCGGCTCAGCTCGTTCTGGCTCCCCGAGCTCCGGCGCCTCCAG CTGAAGGCACCGGTGATCGTGGTGGGATGTAAGCTGGACCTGAGGGACGAGCAGCAAGTTAGCCTTGAGCAGGTGATGGCACCCATCATGCAGTCGTTCCGCGAGATTGAGACCTGCATTGAGTGCTCCGCTCTTCGCCAGATTCAG GTGCCTGAGGTCTTCTACTATGCCCAGAAGGCAGTGCTTCACCCAACAGCCCCTCTCTTTGATCAAGAGGCGCAATCTCTGAAGCCGCGCTGTGTGAGAGCTTTGAAGAGGATATTCATTATATGTGATAATGACAAGGATGGGGCTCTTAGTGATGTGGAGCTCAATGAATTTCAG GTCAGATGTTTTAGTGCTCCTCTCCAGCCTACTGAAATTTCAGGCGTGAAGAGAGTTGTTCAAGAGAAGATGCCTGAAGGCGTAAATGAAAATGGACTTACTTTGACTGGGTTCCTTTTTCTGCATGCTctttttattgaaaaaggtCGACTGGAAACTACATGGACAGTATTGAGGAAATTTGGTTATGATAATGACATCAAGCTTAGGGATGACCTCATTTCAATGCCAATTAAAAGAGCTCCTGATCAA ACTCTGGAAATGACTAACGAAGTGGTTGATTTCTTGAGAGGGGTATTTAACATGTTTGACATTGATAAT GATGGAGCTTTGCTACCTGCTGAGCTGGAGGACCTTTTCTCAACAGCACCTGAAAA cCCATGGTCTTCTGATATATATAAAGACTGTGCTGAAAAGAATGTCTTGGGTGGGTTGTCACTTGAAGGATTTCTTTCTAAG TGGGCTCTTATGACACTTCTAGATCCAGCAAATAGTTTTGCCAACCTTGTATATGTTGGCTATCCGGGTGATTTTGGTTCTGCATTTACTATCACAAGGAAAAGACGAGTTGACCGTAAAAAGCAACAGACTCAAAGAACCGTGTTCCAGTGTTACGTTTTCGGTGCTAGAGGTTCTGGGAAGACTGCGTTGCTACAATCATTCATTGGAAG GCAACCATCTGATGCTCTGCCAACTAACAGTGAGCGGTTTGCAACAAATACTGTTGAACTACCTGAT GGGACTAGAAAGACGCTTATACTGCGTGAAATTCCTGAAGGAGATGTAAGATCTTTATTGACTAACAGGGAATCATTGGCACCCTGTGATGTAGCTGTGTTTGTTTATGACAG CTGCGATGAATATTCTTGGCAAAGAGCAAGAGATTTGCTTGTGCAAGTCGCTACACATGGAGAGAATACTGGCTACGAAGTTCCTTGCCTGATAGTTGCTGCTAAAGATGATCTCGACCAATCTCCACAAGCTCTACAAGAATCGACCAGA GTGAGCCAAGACATGGGAATTGAAACACCAATTCCTATCAGCGTGAGGTTGAGAGACTTGaacagtattttctgcagaataGTTCACACAGCACAGCAGCCCCATTTGAGCATTCCAGAAACTGAAGCTGGGAAAACACGCAGGCAGTACCGCCAACTTCTAAACCGCTCCCTCATGGTTGTCTCAG TTGGAGCTGCTGTTGCAGTTGTGGGAATAGCGGCTTACCGGGTTTATGCAGCTAGGAAGAACGCATCTTCTTGA